A portion of the Chlamydia caviae GPIC genome contains these proteins:
- a CDS encoding DUF648 domain-containing protein, whose translation MLNSVTFSPIYTPNRIEKVSAFLDSYFYLGGKRTKVIDKSTELGLRFAIQDQGREVSTAEKVLKILSWIFIPIVIVAWLLRQALHLYLHLTYPCVYLDAPLSEALQKDIITTCQKIAYATKFRTILTTEEEACQELIAEGITLIKPEEEFANVLPERFYLDSRTSQTFYILGSQQQLSALYLNLYDLILSGRNLISESELTGKKDKKSIEKNLKDNFGITAKISRLPNQKQGIHHGLKAEFSFEYYPEYTCTLNDDSISIHKAAPSPQIDLEEATVARFVRNVLEARHKESSTFISWPKYVGCDMSSGIVVLDDEEEYKQLVVSSPQGETAANLSLFSVQSFIDCYRSMKNRHVVPYILGQQAAFKHRQNKYQLIMNESGSRLPMDSYESRKNVMSAFLRQVPSTFLKEVLEEATFEEVAAALDSLDHQKIARALNLDEVRIPKAFILQRRPDLRGCSDKQIKLKLAIQLIGGILSDLTAPEIFIHYKEKDDSPQRFKTTFWGHLADPSGPGLPDSILAQLERMHVIDGYSEVNRGMYVRLNLVNTDL comes from the coding sequence ATGTTAAATTCTGTAACATTTTCACCTATCTATACTCCTAATCGGATAGAGAAAGTCTCTGCTTTTCTAGATTCCTATTTTTATCTAGGAGGGAAGCGAACAAAGGTTATAGATAAATCAACAGAGCTCGGCCTTAGATTTGCTATACAAGATCAGGGACGGGAAGTATCTACTGCTGAAAAAGTCTTAAAAATACTCTCTTGGATCTTTATTCCTATTGTTATTGTAGCTTGGCTGCTAAGGCAAGCTTTGCATTTATACTTACATCTTACCTATCCGTGTGTATATCTTGATGCACCGTTATCGGAAGCTCTTCAAAAAGACATCATCACCACGTGTCAAAAAATAGCCTACGCTACCAAATTTAGAACTATTTTAACGACAGAAGAAGAGGCTTGTCAGGAGCTCATAGCTGAAGGTATTACCCTAATAAAGCCCGAAGAAGAATTTGCAAATGTTCTTCCTGAAAGGTTTTACCTAGATTCTCGGACATCTCAAACGTTTTATATTCTAGGGAGTCAGCAACAATTAAGCGCTCTTTATCTGAACCTTTACGACCTCATCCTGTCAGGAAGAAACCTTATTTCTGAATCCGAGTTAACAGGGAAGAAAGATAAGAAATCTATAGAGAAAAACTTAAAGGATAATTTCGGAATTACAGCAAAGATTTCCCGACTTCCCAATCAGAAACAGGGGATACATCACGGGCTAAAAGCAGAGTTTTCTTTCGAGTACTATCCTGAGTATACCTGTACCTTGAACGATGATTCCATAAGCATTCATAAAGCAGCCCCCTCACCTCAGATCGATTTAGAAGAAGCGACTGTTGCGAGATTTGTAAGAAATGTCTTGGAAGCACGTCATAAAGAAAGTAGCACGTTTATATCTTGGCCGAAATACGTTGGCTGCGACATGAGCTCAGGAATCGTTGTTTTAGATGATGAGGAAGAATATAAACAATTAGTTGTTAGTAGTCCCCAAGGAGAAACTGCGGCGAATCTTTCGCTTTTTTCAGTGCAATCTTTTATAGATTGCTATCGAAGCATGAAAAACCGCCATGTAGTTCCCTATATCTTAGGGCAGCAGGCGGCTTTCAAACACCGTCAAAACAAATACCAACTGATTATGAATGAGTCGGGGAGCCGCCTACCCATGGATTCGTATGAAAGTAGAAAAAACGTGATGTCTGCATTTTTACGACAGGTCCCTAGTACCTTCTTAAAAGAAGTATTAGAAGAGGCGACTTTTGAGGAGGTTGCGGCAGCGTTAGACTCTTTAGATCATCAAAAGATAGCCCGCGCTTTAAATCTAGATGAAGTTAGAATTCCAAAAGCATTCATTTTACAAAGAAGACCAGATTTAAGAGGCTGTTCTGATAAACAGATCAAATTAAAATTAGCTATCCAGTTGATTGGGGGAATTTTATCAGATCTAACTGCTCCAGAAATCTTCATACATTATAAAGAAAAAGATGATTCCCCTCAGAGATTCAAAACAACTTTCTGGGGACATCTTGCTGATCCATCGGGACCGGGTTTGCCGGACTCTATACTTGCACAATTAGAACGCATGCACGTTATTGATGGATATTCAGAAGTCAATCGTGGGATGTACGTCCGTTTGAATCTTGTAAATACGGACCTCTAA